Proteins from a single region of Flavobacterium sp. K5-23:
- a CDS encoding sodium-dependent bicarbonate transport family permease produces the protein MDLHLLIDNLTNPALLFFFLGIIAVQLKSDLSIPENSSKFISLYLLLSIGFKGGQELAHSAFSMEILWSLLFGLALAVVVPLYTYFILRRKFNVENAGAIAAAYGSVSAVTFVTTISFLELEQIEFSGHMIAVMALMEAPSIMVGLLLMTFFKKTKKGEESVPMKKVIHHALTNGSVLLIIGSLCIGFMASEAQAEGIKPFTTDLFKGFLAVFLLDMGITSGRKLSDFIKKGWFALLFAIIIPVINGSLVAVISGILTESVGNRLLFAILAASASYIAVPAAMKIAAPKANPSLYIPMALAITFPFNITLGMPLYLCIIKMI, from the coding sequence ATGGATCTACATTTATTAATTGATAATTTAACCAATCCTGCTTTACTTTTTTTCTTTCTAGGAATAATTGCTGTTCAGCTAAAAAGTGATCTTAGCATCCCTGAAAATTCCTCAAAATTTATTTCTTTATATCTGCTATTATCCATTGGTTTTAAAGGTGGCCAAGAGCTAGCGCATAGCGCTTTTTCAATGGAAATACTTTGGTCATTACTCTTTGGGCTTGCCTTAGCTGTTGTAGTTCCGTTGTATACGTATTTCATTCTTAGAAGAAAGTTTAATGTAGAAAATGCCGGAGCTATTGCGGCAGCTTATGGCTCAGTGAGCGCAGTAACATTTGTAACCACTATTTCTTTTCTGGAGTTAGAGCAAATTGAATTTAGTGGTCATATGATTGCCGTTATGGCACTTATGGAAGCGCCATCAATTATGGTAGGTTTATTACTTATGACTTTTTTTAAGAAGACTAAAAAAGGGGAAGAAAGTGTACCAATGAAAAAAGTAATTCATCATGCGCTTACAAACGGGAGTGTACTCTTAATCATAGGAAGTCTATGCATAGGTTTTATGGCTAGCGAAGCACAAGCTGAAGGTATCAAGCCATTTACTACAGATCTTTTCAAAGGATTTCTTGCGGTATTTTTATTAGATATGGGAATAACTAGTGGTCGAAAATTATCTGATTTTATCAAAAAAGGATGGTTTGCATTACTGTTTGCGATAATAATACCTGTTATAAATGGTAGTTTGGTTGCGGTTATAAGCGGTATTTTAACGGAAAGCGTGGGTAACAGATTACTTTTTGCTATTCTGGCAGCAAGCGCATCTTATATAGCAGTTCCGGCAGCAATGAAAATTGCCGCACCAAAAGCCAAT
- a CDS encoding LysR family transcriptional regulator has product MKYTLHQLEIFNKVNELQSVTKASEELFLTQPAVSMQLKNFQDQFQMPLFEVVGRRIYITEFGKEIALAAENILNEVNAINYKALSFHGELAGKLKIAIVSTAKYVMPYFLTDFINQHKSVDLFMDVTNKAEVVRSLENNEIDFAMVSTIPKHLKINRIQLMENKLYLVGGKQFKSTGNYLSNKEFEQLPLIYREQGSATRKKMEYFLSSNKISIYKKMELKSNEAVKQAIIAGLGYSIMPLIGIKNELKNGDLQVIPVKKLPMTTDWNLIWLKSKNLSSIAKSFIVNINENKDDIIKSKFNWFDEYL; this is encoded by the coding sequence ATGAAATACACATTGCATCAACTAGAGATTTTCAATAAAGTCAATGAACTTCAGAGTGTTACAAAAGCTTCGGAAGAGTTGTTTTTAACGCAACCTGCAGTATCTATGCAGCTAAAAAATTTTCAAGATCAATTTCAAATGCCATTATTTGAAGTTGTAGGACGAAGAATTTACATCACGGAGTTTGGAAAAGAGATTGCACTAGCTGCCGAAAATATTTTAAATGAAGTGAATGCCATAAACTATAAAGCGTTATCATTTCATGGTGAGTTGGCAGGAAAACTTAAAATCGCCATTGTATCTACTGCGAAATATGTTATGCCATATTTTTTAACTGATTTTATTAATCAGCATAAAAGTGTAGATCTTTTTATGGACGTTACTAATAAGGCTGAAGTTGTCAGGTCACTGGAGAATAACGAGATTGATTTTGCTATGGTGTCTACTATTCCTAAGCACCTAAAAATAAATCGCATTCAACTTATGGAAAACAAACTTTACCTTGTTGGCGGGAAACAATTTAAATCCACTGGAAATTACCTTTCTAACAAAGAATTTGAGCAACTACCTCTTATTTATAGAGAACAAGGTTCTGCAACACGAAAGAAGATGGAATACTTTCTATCGTCCAATAAAATTTCAATATATAAGAAGATGGAATTAAAATCTAATGAAGCTGTAAAACAAGCCATAATTGCAGGATTAGGCTACTCGATAATGCCTTTAATTGGAATAAAAAACGAACTTAAAAATGGTGACTTACAAGTGATTCCGGTTAAAAAACTCCCAATGACAACTGATTGGAATTTAATCTGGCTGAAATCGAAAAATCTATCATCCATAGCTAAAAGTTTCATTGTGAATATTAATGAAAATAAAGATGACATCATAAAGAGTAAGTTTAATTGGTTTGATGAGTATCTTTAG
- the tnpA gene encoding IS200/IS605 family transposase gives MANTYTQIHIHFVFAVKFRDGIMQANWVEDLYKYMTGIIQNNNHKLLAINGMPDHIHILIGLRPAQSISDLMKDVKQSSSKWINENKLTSRHFEWQEGYGAFSHSKSQINQVINYIQNQELHHKKKTFIEEYIDFLEKVEIDYDEKFIFKE, from the coding sequence ATGGCAAATACCTATACACAAATACACATCCATTTTGTTTTTGCGGTTAAATTCCGGGATGGAATAATGCAAGCCAACTGGGTTGAAGATTTGTATAAATATATGACGGGTATAATTCAAAACAATAACCATAAACTTTTGGCAATAAACGGAATGCCAGATCACATCCATATTTTAATTGGGTTAAGACCCGCACAATCCATTTCGGATTTAATGAAGGATGTGAAACAAAGTTCTTCAAAATGGATAAATGAAAATAAACTGACAAGCCGACATTTTGAATGGCAAGAAGGGTATGGGGCATTTTCACACAGTAAATCACAGATCAATCAAGTAATAAATTATATTCAAAATCAGGAATTACACCATAAAAAGAAAACATTTATTGAGGAGTACATTGACTTCCTTGAAAAAGTTGAAATTGATTATGACGAAAAATTTATATTCAAAGAATAG